In Paenibacillus sp. BIC5C1, a genomic segment contains:
- a CDS encoding 3-oxoacyl-ACP reductase translates to MLKTLKMSRQTMRVQDFSMSDAGSHPNKVPFKCALFAVDQPSDGSPHGAGGKKIRISSSVCDQCLHTFVGMALNIDYINGMSDHDPRFKVAVIEKAYRAMDGYAWIEGYIYGKDFPDVVATIRYYNGLASEHSWSEYQFGASLEMEASVQNATDADDVLDVMEFCGTGAAILFAEAAAYKTTSFAARNSKQNKGDVDMTPEQVKAMEDAMKALQDSMTTITASVQSVVTEVGSIKTEVTSMKASKEEDEQKTAEEQAAADLKAAQDKTAALEKELKELKAAATPPGEPERKTISATSLLSKYGTNLAVSDAETDYKTFCASVDALNLSSSESFKLKMQAKAQFAEKESV, encoded by the coding sequence ATGCTCAAAACATTGAAAATGAGCAGGCAAACCATGCGTGTTCAAGACTTTAGTATGTCTGATGCAGGAAGTCATCCCAATAAAGTTCCTTTCAAGTGTGCGTTGTTTGCAGTTGACCAGCCAAGTGATGGCTCGCCTCATGGAGCTGGAGGCAAAAAGATTCGTATTTCATCCAGTGTTTGCGATCAATGTTTACATACGTTCGTGGGTATGGCCTTAAACATTGACTATATCAACGGCATGTCTGATCATGACCCGCGTTTTAAAGTGGCGGTAATCGAAAAGGCTTACCGTGCAATGGATGGATACGCTTGGATTGAGGGCTATATCTACGGCAAAGACTTTCCAGACGTGGTTGCTACAATCCGTTACTATAACGGGCTAGCTTCGGAGCATAGCTGGAGTGAATATCAATTTGGAGCATCACTTGAAATGGAAGCATCCGTGCAAAATGCTACTGATGCAGATGACGTATTGGATGTTATGGAGTTTTGCGGTACTGGAGCAGCTATTCTGTTTGCCGAAGCCGCTGCTTATAAAACAACGAGTTTTGCAGCTCGTAATTCGAAACAGAACAAGGGGGATGTCGATATGACACCGGAACAAGTAAAAGCGATGGAAGATGCAATGAAGGCGTTGCAAGACAGCATGACGACCATTACAGCAAGTGTGCAAAGTGTTGTGACGGAGGTCGGGTCTATTAAAACCGAAGTTACAAGCATGAAGGCATCGAAAGAAGAGGATGAACAAAAGACAGCAGAGGAACAAGCCGCTGCTGATCTGAAAGCAGCTCAAGACAAAACGGCTGCGTTGGAGAAGGAACTCAAGGAGTTGAAAGCTGCTGCCACTCCTCCAGGAGAACCAGAAAGAAAAACAATCAGTGCGACTTCGTTGCTCTCCAAATATGGTACTAACCTTGCCGTAAGCGACGCTGAGACTGATTACAAAACGTTCTGTGCCTCTGTTGATGCTCTGAACCTTTCTTCATCTGAATCATTCAAACTTAAAATGCAGGCAAAAGCACAATTTGCCGAGAAAGAGAGCGTGTAA
- a CDS encoding phage portal protein, with protein sequence MGVRSWFVNWLEAGRTKNEPDRMTESYPFPYGVMMRKGNNQPAPKRTPTNLRKLSESPIPRRAINVIKNGITKLNWSVATIDENESEKYHEICKIIERTLLKPNPGDTFRSCIEQLVEDMLVCSAGSSEVIRAGDPLRPFRMYPVDTFSVDLYPEWDGKPTSYRYAQRVNGQHIHLKSSELMYIRMNPRSNTPFGLSPLEIVWESAESFISAHRSAGRQTAGAGRRKLINLGTKANENAVKAFRVYWENEVMGRGVDPIIGGENPSVHDLGATDDKALFLEWQRFLIEIVAISFDISPKKLGQTKDVNRSTADSEDEDTEDTVQSIAENIVEHINNHIIDGIFGMGGVLEFKFHYATSLKDRKLKADIDAIYLDRRVITPDEVRDEQAKKALPNGHGEVLLVPGKTTVVNLNDPVVAEQQIKETTSDPPPNITEEDEP encoded by the coding sequence TTGGGGGTAAGATCATGGTTTGTTAATTGGCTTGAAGCAGGAAGGACGAAAAACGAGCCTGACCGAATGACAGAGAGTTATCCTTTTCCGTACGGAGTGATGATGCGTAAAGGTAATAACCAGCCAGCGCCGAAACGTACTCCAACAAACTTGCGAAAGCTATCGGAGTCACCAATCCCGAGAAGAGCAATTAACGTCATCAAGAACGGGATTACAAAGCTTAATTGGTCGGTAGCAACCATTGATGAGAATGAGTCTGAGAAGTATCACGAAATATGCAAAATCATTGAGCGAACTCTCTTAAAGCCTAACCCGGGTGATACGTTTCGATCTTGCATTGAACAGCTTGTTGAAGACATGCTTGTTTGTAGTGCTGGTTCATCCGAGGTTATCCGGGCAGGAGATCCACTCAGACCATTCAGGATGTATCCTGTTGATACGTTCTCTGTAGATTTGTACCCGGAATGGGATGGAAAACCGACTTCGTACAGGTATGCACAGAGAGTGAACGGTCAACACATCCATCTGAAATCTTCTGAATTAATGTATATTCGGATGAATCCGAGGAGTAATACTCCGTTTGGTCTTTCTCCACTCGAAATTGTGTGGGAGTCTGCGGAGAGTTTTATTTCCGCTCATCGCTCTGCTGGGAGGCAAACGGCTGGTGCAGGGAGGCGTAAGTTAATTAACCTGGGCACAAAAGCAAATGAGAATGCTGTGAAAGCATTTCGTGTTTATTGGGAAAACGAGGTCATGGGAAGAGGTGTTGACCCGATTATTGGCGGGGAAAATCCAAGTGTTCATGATCTTGGAGCTACTGATGACAAAGCTTTGTTCCTTGAATGGCAGCGTTTCTTGATTGAAATCGTGGCTATCTCCTTTGATATCTCGCCCAAAAAGCTTGGGCAGACCAAGGATGTTAATAGGAGCACAGCCGATAGCGAGGACGAAGACACTGAAGATACCGTCCAATCCATTGCAGAGAATATCGTCGAGCATATCAACAATCATATTATTGACGGGATTTTTGGTATGGGTGGCGTGCTTGAATTCAAATTCCACTATGCGACTTCTTTGAAAGATCGAAAACTCAAGGCGGATATTGATGCAATCTATTTAGATCGTCGAGTCATAACGCCGGATGAGGTTCGTGATGAACAAGCTAAAAAAGCATTGCCTAACGGTCATGGTGAAGTATTGCTTGTTCCAGGCAAGACGACTGTAGTTAACCTGAATGATCCTGTTGTTGCCGAACAGCAAATAAAAGAAACAACGAGTGATCCTCCACCAAACATAACTGAAGAAGATGAACCTTAA
- a CDS encoding DUF4062 domain-containing protein — MDKRYQVFVSSTYRDLQEERKEIMQALLELDCIPSGMELFPATNDDQWTLIKSVIDDSDYYIVVLGGRYGSIGPKGISYTEMEYRYALESGKPIIAFVHENPDELPVNRTELEKEGREKLKEFRELTQEKLVRTWSTPSDLGSVVSRSLTKLIKSNPAVGWVRADSVSDGESAKEILRLKTVIDDLQTELKTVRTTPPIGVENLHQGNDKFDLGYTFPAKNNQNSGISRLRGTLEVSWDEIFYYIGPILLNESTEDEMARALIRLIIDEDGKKIRERGLVRNTTVSVDSTDFQTIKIQLRALRLIAMSSKQRSVKDTSTYWMLTPYGDDYLMSLRALRK, encoded by the coding sequence ATGGACAAAAGATATCAAGTATTTGTGAGTTCAACATATCGGGATTTGCAAGAAGAAAGAAAGGAAATCATGCAAGCCTTACTAGAATTGGATTGCATCCCCTCGGGTATGGAACTTTTTCCCGCTACCAATGATGATCAATGGACACTTATTAAAAGTGTTATAGATGACAGTGATTATTACATTGTTGTTCTAGGGGGAAGATACGGTTCAATTGGTCCTAAGGGAATTAGTTATACTGAGATGGAATATAGATATGCTTTGGAATCCGGAAAACCAATCATTGCCTTCGTTCATGAGAATCCTGATGAACTGCCTGTTAATCGAACAGAGCTTGAAAAGGAAGGCAGAGAAAAGCTAAAAGAATTCAGGGAATTAACTCAAGAAAAGTTAGTTCGTACTTGGAGTACTCCTTCGGATTTAGGTTCTGTAGTTTCGAGGAGTCTGACGAAACTAATAAAATCAAATCCAGCAGTTGGTTGGGTAAGGGCGGACTCAGTGTCAGATGGTGAATCTGCCAAAGAGATACTGAGGTTAAAAACTGTGATAGATGATTTACAAACTGAATTGAAAACGGTTAGAACAACTCCGCCGATAGGAGTAGAAAACCTGCACCAAGGAAATGATAAATTTGATCTGGGATACACTTTTCCCGCAAAGAACAACCAAAATAGCGGCATTAGCAGATTACGCGGAACATTAGAAGTGAGTTGGGACGAAATATTTTATTATATCGGGCCTATATTGTTGAATGAGTCAACTGAAGATGAGATGGCGAGAGCTTTGATTAGGCTTATTATAGACGAAGATGGAAAAAAAATAAGAGAGAGGGGGTTAGTTAGAAATACAACAGTAAGTGTTGATTCGACTGACTTTCAAACTATTAAAATTCAGTTGAGGGCTCTTAGATTAATTGCAATGAGCTCGAAACAGAGAAGTGTGAAAGATACCTCGACATACTGGATGCTAACGCCTTATGGTGACGATTATTTGATGTCGTTAAGAGCCCTAAGAAAATAA
- a CDS encoding DEAD/DEAH box helicase family protein yields MVSKESPQTKRRFAAFKKRIPAYRKNPVLFCVELLKFTPDEWQAEVLMDIARSPRVSVRSGQGVGKTGLEAAVALWFLSCFPFPKVICTAPTRQQLHDVLWAEISKWQEKSPLLKRILKWTKTKIYMRNYEERWFATARTATKPENMQGFHEDYMLFIVDEASGVEDRIMEAILGTLSGEFNKLLMCGNPTRTSGVFYDSHNRDRADYNTHKVSCLNSPRTSKENIAMLERKYGRGSDVWRVRVEGEFPRGESDTFIALEAAEFAKNEVRIESNGHKLTVGVDVARFGDDETTIYGQVGGKVAKSHFHHKQDTMTTTGWVLRIVDDIKSEHLEVDEVEIRVDDSGIGGAVTDRLNEINDERNLGYTIVGVNNGSSADDAHYGNLGSEMWGHIKSLLEENMSNYILGVPGVLELPEDEKLVTQLTSRKWRMGSNGRIYLEKKEDMKKRGLQSPDRADAFVLAFANIQTESGFAFG; encoded by the coding sequence CTGGTGAGTAAAGAGTCTCCGCAAACGAAACGCCGCTTTGCTGCATTCAAAAAACGTATTCCTGCGTACCGGAAGAACCCGGTTCTTTTTTGCGTGGAGCTACTGAAATTTACTCCTGATGAGTGGCAAGCGGAAGTATTGATGGACATAGCCAGAAGTCCGCGAGTGTCCGTGCGATCTGGACAGGGTGTCGGGAAGACAGGTCTTGAGGCTGCGGTGGCATTATGGTTCCTATCGTGTTTCCCGTTTCCGAAGGTTATCTGTACAGCACCGACTCGTCAGCAGTTGCATGATGTCTTATGGGCAGAGATAAGTAAATGGCAAGAGAAGAGCCCTCTGCTCAAGCGAATACTCAAATGGACAAAGACTAAGATTTACATGCGAAATTACGAGGAACGATGGTTTGCTACAGCCCGGACAGCAACTAAGCCAGAAAACATGCAGGGTTTTCATGAAGACTACATGTTGTTCATAGTGGACGAAGCTTCCGGGGTTGAGGATCGGATCATGGAAGCGATCTTGGGTACACTCTCAGGCGAATTCAATAAGTTGCTCATGTGTGGAAACCCGACTCGGACCAGCGGTGTGTTTTATGATTCTCACAACAGGGATCGAGCAGATTACAACACGCACAAAGTTTCCTGTCTGAACAGTCCTCGGACAAGCAAAGAGAACATAGCTATGCTTGAACGGAAGTATGGCAGAGGATCTGATGTATGGCGCGTCCGGGTTGAAGGGGAATTCCCTCGGGGAGAGTCGGACACCTTCATTGCATTGGAAGCTGCTGAGTTTGCGAAGAACGAAGTTCGAATTGAATCAAACGGGCACAAACTTACTGTTGGTGTTGACGTGGCTCGCTTCGGTGATGATGAGACGACGATTTACGGACAGGTTGGTGGAAAGGTAGCGAAGAGTCACTTCCACCACAAGCAGGATACAATGACGACTACTGGTTGGGTTTTACGCATTGTTGATGATATTAAGTCTGAACATCTAGAAGTGGACGAAGTTGAAATTAGAGTCGATGACAGTGGTATAGGTGGAGCTGTGACGGATCGTCTCAACGAAATCAATGATGAGAGGAATCTTGGTTACACAATAGTCGGGGTAAACAATGGATCTTCGGCAGACGATGCACATTATGGAAATCTTGGTTCCGAAATGTGGGGGCACATTAAATCTTTGTTAGAAGAGAACATGAGCAATTATATTCTTGGGGTTCCTGGTGTCCTTGAACTGCCGGAAGATGAGAAATTGGTAACACAATTAACAAGCCGTAAATGGAGAATGGGCAGTAACGGGAGAATTTATCTGGAAAAGAAAGAGGACATGAAGAAGCGAGGACTTCAATCTCCCGATAGAGCAGATGCTTTTGTTTTGGCCTTTGCTAATATTCAAACAGAATCTGGGTTTGCTTTTGGGTAA
- the terS gene encoding phage terminase small subunit, with protein MSRKQNPNRKKAFKIWKDSGGAMKPKEIAEKLDITPESVRKWKSLDQWEGKMANSKPGAPRGNQNAKGNRGGKGGPQGNQKAVTHGLFRKFEPQDPEYLELIDIVQQMEPIDMIWHNITQGFRKIIWAQRIFFIKDKEDMTKELKREKPGEYGDEYEWEIQFAWDKYASFIKAEATVMREIRGAIKQFLDIAPQEDERRLKLDQMQAKVEKTRLEIEKLKNGDGDTEDDLIEDWVKAVETGE; from the coding sequence GTGAGCAGAAAACAGAATCCGAATCGGAAGAAAGCGTTCAAAATCTGGAAAGATAGTGGCGGGGCGATGAAGCCGAAAGAGATTGCAGAAAAGTTGGACATTACCCCTGAATCAGTTCGAAAATGGAAGTCGCTTGATCAATGGGAAGGGAAGATGGCTAACAGTAAACCTGGCGCTCCGCGAGGAAATCAGAATGCTAAGGGAAATAGGGGAGGCAAGGGCGGGCCACAAGGGAATCAGAAAGCTGTAACACATGGTTTGTTCCGCAAGTTCGAACCACAAGATCCTGAGTACCTAGAACTCATAGATATTGTTCAGCAAATGGAACCTATAGACATGATCTGGCATAACATCACCCAGGGATTCCGTAAAATCATTTGGGCGCAGCGTATCTTCTTCATCAAAGACAAAGAGGATATGACCAAAGAGTTGAAAAGGGAGAAACCAGGTGAGTATGGAGATGAATACGAATGGGAGATACAGTTTGCTTGGGATAAGTATGCTAGTTTCATCAAAGCAGAAGCTACGGTCATGCGTGAGATCAGAGGAGCCATTAAACAATTCCTTGATATTGCACCGCAGGAAGATGAACGCCGATTAAAACTGGATCAGATGCAGGCCAAAGTCGAGAAAACCCGCCTTGAGATTGAAAAACTGAAGAATGGTGATGGAGATACCGAGGATGATCTGATTGAAGATTGGGTGAAGGCGGTGGAAACTGGTGAGTAA
- a CDS encoding tyrosine-type recombinase/integrase, whose amino-acid sequence MRKVQPIRDERVIDGMKEYFYIRSMRNYLFFCMGIYSGLRVSDLLSLRVWQTKGTHISMVEQKNKHAKTFIIHPSIRSDLDEYTADMFPNDCLFPSRQVKTVSRMRKQPIDRTTAYRFLSEAAREFRLKDIGVHSLRKTWAYRLYMDDPENLALLMEMFGHSDPRETLDYIGLTQDMMDRAILKLR is encoded by the coding sequence ATGAGGAAAGTCCAGCCGATCCGTGATGAACGTGTTATAGACGGAATGAAGGAATACTTCTATATACGAAGCATGCGCAATTACTTATTCTTTTGTATGGGTATATACAGCGGCCTGAGGGTATCAGACTTGCTGAGTCTTAGGGTGTGGCAAACCAAGGGAACTCACATAAGCATGGTTGAGCAAAAGAACAAGCATGCTAAAACATTTATAATTCATCCGAGTATTCGATCAGATCTCGATGAGTACACTGCGGACATGTTCCCGAATGATTGTCTATTTCCAAGCCGCCAAGTTAAAACAGTAAGTCGAATGCGGAAACAGCCGATTGATCGGACCACTGCATATCGTTTTCTGAGTGAAGCAGCTCGTGAATTCAGATTGAAAGATATAGGGGTTCACTCATTGCGAAAGACCTGGGCATACCGTCTGTATATGGACGATCCAGAAAATTTAGCGTTACTAATGGAGATGTTTGGACACAGCGATCCAAGAGAGACATTGGACTATATCGGGTTAACTCAGGACATGATGGACAGAGCAATACTTAAGTTGCGATGA
- a CDS encoding YopX family protein codes for MQPKAPRAWYKPLGLMLPPETIESIIYETKVVGVYLPMDGRGYHKLRMSDFEFMQPLGREDRFGYPIFEGDIQENDVEVRIICYDTKQSRFKAVPVSLYKANAGNGGWTGYDVTDAEIIGNIYNNPEWLAPKEGAEQ; via the coding sequence ATGCAACCAAAAGCACCGCGTGCGTGGTACAAACCTTTAGGTCTTATGTTACCGCCAGAAACGATTGAAAGCATTATTTATGAAACGAAGGTAGTCGGCGTTTATCTGCCGATGGATGGCAGAGGGTATCACAAACTTCGAATGAGTGATTTTGAATTCATGCAACCATTAGGACGGGAAGATAGATTCGGGTATCCGATATTCGAAGGAGACATTCAAGAAAATGACGTAGAGGTTCGGATTATCTGTTATGACACCAAACAATCGCGGTTTAAGGCGGTACCGGTGAGTTTGTACAAAGCAAACGCAGGCAATGGTGGATGGACGGGATATGACGTGACGGACGCTGAAATAATCGGGAACATCTACAACAACCCTGAGTGGTTGGCTCCCAAGGAAGGAGCGGAACAATGA
- a CDS encoding BC1872 family protein translates to MTQTALTREQVLALKPGNNLDLIVAIEVMGYEAGEFKDGWIKLGPKFEGCPKRYSTDMSAAWEVIKTAQKEWAWEMNMRNTACEVDVYIGRKVYTSKNVSEAICKAALLAVLDL, encoded by the coding sequence GTGACACAAACAGCGTTGACCCGGGAGCAAGTGTTGGCACTAAAGCCCGGAAATAATCTGGATCTGATTGTAGCCATTGAAGTGATGGGATATGAAGCGGGTGAATTCAAAGACGGTTGGATCAAACTGGGGCCAAAATTCGAAGGTTGCCCGAAAAGATACAGCACGGACATGTCCGCAGCATGGGAAGTAATAAAGACCGCGCAAAAGGAATGGGCATGGGAGATGAATATGCGCAACACAGCTTGTGAAGTGGATGTGTATATCGGCCGGAAGGTTTATACCAGTAAAAACGTATCTGAAGCAATATGTAAGGCAGCTTTATTGGCTGTACTGGACTTATAA
- a CDS encoding DNA (cytosine-5-)-methyltransferase → MITAKSYFSGAGGMDLGMMEAGINVIESFEIDKMACDTLRQNFNHNVNESDITKITVLDQQDADVYIGTFPCTKYSAIADIHGTRTGDDLFLHFFRHVALAQPEVYVVENVPGMKKFQVVMECLTRLPNYYVRVECPVNANMWLPQERKRLIVIGTKRPIHDLPYPESNPVSMRDIVDVGAEVYAPDYVQKRLNGEYRDLPIITSLDGKAPTCVAHYAKDRSTRLVNDGKSIRPYSVREYARLQGFPDWFQFAGSDNDAYRQIGNAVAVPMGRWVGQAVKRYLG, encoded by the coding sequence ATGATCACAGCCAAGAGTTATTTCAGCGGCGCAGGCGGCATGGACCTCGGGATGATGGAGGCGGGAATAAACGTCATTGAATCATTCGAGATCGACAAAATGGCCTGCGACACGCTGCGGCAGAACTTCAACCATAACGTTAATGAATCAGACATTACCAAAATCACCGTCTTGGACCAACAGGACGCGGACGTATATATCGGGACATTCCCGTGCACCAAATACAGCGCCATTGCAGATATTCATGGGACCCGGACCGGAGACGATTTGTTCCTCCACTTCTTCCGGCACGTAGCACTGGCTCAGCCGGAGGTATACGTAGTCGAGAATGTTCCTGGTATGAAGAAGTTTCAGGTTGTAATGGAGTGTCTGACACGGCTCCCGAACTATTACGTTCGCGTGGAATGCCCGGTTAACGCAAACATGTGGCTGCCACAAGAACGCAAACGGTTGATCGTGATTGGAACAAAACGACCGATACATGACCTTCCATACCCTGAATCAAACCCGGTTAGCATGAGGGACATTGTTGACGTAGGCGCTGAGGTGTACGCTCCAGATTACGTCCAGAAGCGATTGAACGGAGAGTACAGAGATTTGCCTATCATCACTAGTTTGGACGGCAAGGCGCCAACGTGTGTGGCTCATTACGCCAAGGACAGGTCCACACGGTTGGTCAATGATGGAAAGTCCATCCGACCGTATTCGGTGCGAGAGTATGCGCGGTTGCAAGGCTTCCCGGATTGGTTCCAGTTTGCTGGATCGGACAACGATGCATACAGGCAGATCGGCAACGCAGTAGCTGTCCCAATGGGCAGATGGGTTGGTCAAGCTGTTAAACGATATTTAGGTTAG
- a CDS encoding HNH endonuclease signature motif containing protein, with product MAHQTFWKPEKKVKEKKVSSFGRSKKDKKPVPEWKKDILAHHQSRPGSKERGDFPKEVVAELIEESNGICECCKIAEGTTTHHVYPRGRKGRGVKTNGLRLCWPCHDRIQTNEELLQFWISAFRDKYGDRFWFDEQDWDEYNRKQDALQKAEQEKQNRQQSLNPVKELISSAAGRSLKAKEVRLIEMMDDKQISIFESLINDIVRVEEKHQVPFGYGHFDD from the coding sequence ATGGCCCATCAGACATTCTGGAAACCGGAGAAAAAAGTGAAAGAAAAGAAAGTGAGCAGCTTCGGGCGAAGTAAGAAAGACAAAAAGCCTGTACCGGAATGGAAGAAGGACATTTTAGCCCATCACCAATCCAGACCAGGCTCGAAGGAGCGCGGCGATTTTCCGAAAGAAGTCGTAGCTGAACTTATCGAAGAATCAAACGGAATTTGTGAATGCTGCAAGATTGCGGAAGGGACAACTACTCACCATGTATATCCGCGAGGCAGAAAAGGACGGGGAGTTAAAACCAACGGCCTAAGGCTTTGCTGGCCCTGTCATGATCGGATTCAAACCAACGAAGAATTACTCCAATTTTGGATTTCCGCCTTCCGTGATAAATATGGAGACCGCTTTTGGTTCGACGAACAAGATTGGGACGAGTATAACCGGAAGCAAGATGCGTTGCAGAAAGCGGAGCAGGAGAAACAGAATCGCCAACAATCTTTGAACCCGGTTAAAGAACTTATTTCTTCTGCGGCAGGACGTTCGTTGAAAGCAAAAGAGGTCCGGCTTATTGAAATGATGGATGATAAACAGATCTCTATTTTTGAATCGTTAATCAACGATATCGTAAGAGTTGAAGAGAAGCATCAGGTCCCGTTTGGATACGGACACTTCGATGATTAA
- a CDS encoding helix-turn-helix transcriptional regulator → MINVKPNLMPLLKEKGITQQQLSEMTGIPQGSLSRFDKNTRHESAHLFSIARALGIGVEDLFKVQEQEED, encoded by the coding sequence ATGATTAACGTGAAACCAAATTTAATGCCTCTTTTAAAAGAGAAGGGGATTACTCAACAGCAATTATCAGAAATGACCGGTATCCCTCAGGGATCATTAAGTCGATTTGATAAGAATACCCGACATGAGTCTGCTCACTTGTTTAGTATCGCGAGAGCATTGGGTATAGGTGTAGAAGATTTGTTTAAAGTGCAGGAGCAAGAGGAAGATTAA
- a CDS encoding DUF1064 domain-containing protein, with protein MNKYNATKVIVTEDGTLFTEWIVKKHELDVTGKRFDSVAEGEYYQFLLQQRKYGEIKDFECHPKFVLQEKPKITYIADFMVTELDGSRRVVDIKGVETSTFRVKLKLFQAKYPTLPIDILIKKRGEFIPLAQYKKEKAARKRATNALKKRADEGRKQNANQIHRNQK; from the coding sequence ATGAACAAATACAATGCAACGAAAGTAATCGTCACTGAAGACGGAACCCTATTTACAGAATGGATTGTCAAAAAGCATGAACTTGATGTAACTGGCAAACGTTTTGACAGTGTAGCGGAGGGGGAGTATTACCAGTTTCTCCTCCAACAGCGGAAGTATGGGGAAATCAAGGACTTTGAATGTCATCCTAAATTTGTTCTACAAGAGAAACCGAAGATCACATACATTGCTGATTTTATGGTAACTGAGTTGGATGGTAGCCGGCGTGTGGTAGACATCAAGGGAGTGGAGACATCCACCTTCCGAGTAAAACTGAAACTGTTCCAAGCAAAATATCCGACTTTACCCATTGATATACTCATTAAAAAACGTGGGGAATTTATACCGCTTGCGCAATACAAGAAAGAAAAAGCAGCACGTAAACGAGCAACGAATGCACTTAAAAAACGAGCAGATGAAGGGAGAAAGCAAAATGCAAATCAAATTCACCGTAATCAAAAATGA
- the dnaN gene encoding DNA polymerase III subunit beta: MKIVVDSELLAEALEDASKAIASKNIMPILDCFLIEAGTEGVKVTGTDTRTTIQSYIFSEHVQVESPGQIALPKLSLEVIKKLNGDVSIEKKGNNAIIISRKKEIDMGVFDPEEFPRVPDIDDSELFETTGRELKRLFRKATYAADPTGKNAAILAGAHVYINDGVFGIEATDRHRLAKADQHTEVGNLGGAVIEAKALGELQKIILDKDNLEFGFSKSFTGEVVHVFARTDRFTFYSRVLEGSFPDVGRMSIVPDGVTEVSVEKRELMSCLDLIYTLAKEDKHNQIIISITENEVSIRGKGKESGKANESLVPLSFKGENFAVALNSKYFIDAIKALEGDKVTLIFPGKLKPIYILDESDERSLHMVLPYRTEEV, translated from the coding sequence ATGAAAATAGTCGTTGATAGCGAACTACTGGCAGAAGCCTTGGAAGATGCAAGCAAGGCCATTGCAAGCAAGAACATTATGCCTATTCTGGATTGCTTCTTAATCGAGGCTGGTACAGAAGGTGTTAAGGTCACTGGAACGGATACACGTACAACGATACAGTCATACATTTTCAGTGAACACGTTCAAGTTGAATCGCCTGGTCAGATCGCACTCCCTAAGCTATCCCTTGAAGTAATCAAGAAACTTAATGGTGATGTGAGCATTGAGAAAAAAGGTAACAACGCGATTATCATATCTAGGAAGAAGGAAATTGACATGGGTGTATTTGATCCAGAAGAGTTTCCAAGGGTGCCTGACATTGATGACAGCGAGTTATTTGAGACTACAGGCAGAGAACTTAAACGGCTTTTCAGAAAAGCAACCTATGCTGCTGATCCAACCGGCAAGAATGCGGCAATTCTAGCTGGAGCACATGTGTACATCAATGACGGAGTATTTGGCATTGAAGCGACAGACCGGCACAGACTTGCAAAAGCGGATCAGCACACAGAAGTAGGTAACTTGGGTGGAGCTGTCATTGAGGCTAAGGCATTGGGTGAGTTGCAAAAGATCATCTTGGATAAAGACAATCTTGAATTCGGATTTTCGAAATCTTTCACCGGCGAAGTAGTACACGTATTTGCGAGAACAGACCGATTCACTTTTTACTCCAGAGTGTTGGAAGGATCGTTCCCGGATGTAGGCCGGATGTCAATCGTGCCAGATGGTGTTACGGAAGTAAGCGTCGAAAAAAGAGAATTAATGAGTTGCCTTGATCTCATTTACACACTTGCCAAGGAAGATAAGCATAACCAGATCATCATCAGCATTACAGAGAATGAAGTGAGCATTCGTGGCAAAGGAAAAGAATCTGGAAAGGCAAATGAGAGTTTGGTTCCATTGTCATTTAAAGGTGAAAATTTCGCCGTTGCTCTGAATTCCAAGTACTTCATAGATGCTATCAAAGCATTAGAAGGAGATAAAGTGACACTGATTTTCCCTGGTAAGTTGAAGCCGATTTATATATTGGATGAAAGTGACGAGAGATCACTCCATATGGTACTTCCTTATAGGACGGAAGAAGTATAA